One Acidobacteriota bacterium genomic window, AGGAGCCTTGCAAAAGAGATTGCATCAAGGAACGTCACGGTTAACTGCATCGCACCGGGATTCATCGATACGGACATGACACGTTCGCTCAATGAGAAGACCCGCGACGCGTTGTTGGCACAGGTACCGATGAAGCGACTCGGACTTCCGTCGGACATCGCATCGGCAGTTGTATTTCTGTCGGGTGCGGGCGCTTCTTACATCACCGGAGTAACGCTGCATATCAATGGCGGCATGTATATGTGATTGACCCCGACCGGCGCAGGCCGAGCGGGAACCAAAACGGAGGATAGGCCGATGGCATCGGTTGACGAAAAGATTAAACACATCATCGTTGAGCAGTTGAGTGTCGACGAGGCAGAGGTCAAGCCGGAGGCGTCGTTCATCGACGACCTGGGGGCGGACTCTTTGGACGTCGTCGAACTCGTCATGGCGCTCGAGGAAGAGTTCGGGCTGGAGATCAGCGACGAAGACGCGGAGAAGCTGAGCTCCGTGAAGGACGCGATCGACTACATCCAGAAGAACAGCAAGTAATCCGTTTCCTGCGCCGTTACCCGGCGTGTGGCATTGGGGCTTGAGTCATGGGAAGGCGAGTCGTCATTACCGGCGTAGGGATCATCTCGCCGGTGGGTCTCACCCGCGAACGTACCTGGGATGCACTCCTCGCAGGCAAGAGCGGAATTGGGCCAATCACCTGTTTCGATGCGGCGGATTACGCCTGTCGCATCGCCGGTGAGGTTCGGGGATTCGACTGTCTGGACTTCCTTGACCGCAAGGAAGCCCGCAAGATGGATCGCTTCTCCCACTTCGCGCTTGCGGCGGCGGGTGAGGCTCTCCAGGATGCCGATCTGACCATCGACGCATCCAACGAAGAGCGGATTGGGGTCTACATCGGTTCGGGTATCGGGGGACTCCCATTACTGGAGCAGCAACATCGCACCCTCCTGGAACGTGGACCGCGACGCATGTCGCCGTTCTTCATCCCCGGCATGATTCTGAACCTGGCCAGCGGTAATGTTTCCATCAAGTACGGCGCCAAGGGGCCCAACGTGGCGGTCGCGACCGCGTGTGCAACGGGGACCCACGCCATCGGTGAGTCTTTCCGGATGATCCGTGAGGGCTACGCCGACGGCATGATCGCCGGAGGCACCGAGGCCGTCGTCACTCCGTTGGCTGTCGGCGGATTCTGCGCCATGAAGGCGCTGTCGACCAACAACGCCAATCCCACCGCGGCGTCCCGTCCATTCGACGCAAAGCGTGACGGCTTCGTGATGGGTGAGGGTGCGGGGATTCTCTACGTCGAGGAGCGCGAGGCGGCGATCGCACGCGGTGCCTCGATTCATGCCGAGATCGCCGGCTACGGCATGACCGGCGATGCGTACCATATCTCGGCGCCGTCCGTTGACGGCGATGGCCCGATCCGTGCCATGAAGATGGCGCTGGCCGACGCGGGGATGGACCCGGCAGCCATCGACTACATCAACACGCACGGAACATCGACGCCCGCCGGCGACCGCAGCGAGGTGATGGCGATTCGGTCGGTGTTCGGCGAAAACGCCGATAAGCTAGCGTGCTCCTCGACCAAGTCGATGACGGGACATCTACTGGGCGCCGCCGGCGGGTTGGAGTCGGCGGTATCGGCGCTCTCTGTCGCGCGGGATCAGGTTCCTCCGACGATCAATCTGGAATACCCGGATCCCGAATGCGATCTCGACTTCGTCCCCAACGAGGCACGGGCGATGCCGGTTCGCGCGGCGCTCAACAACTCTTTCGGGTTCGGTGGCACGAACGCAACGCTCAT contains:
- the acpP gene encoding acyl carrier protein yields the protein MASVDEKIKHIIVEQLSVDEAEVKPEASFIDDLGADSLDVVELVMALEEEFGLEISDEDAEKLSSVKDAIDYIQKNSK
- the fabF gene encoding beta-ketoacyl-ACP synthase II; translated protein: MGRRVVITGVGIISPVGLTRERTWDALLAGKSGIGPITCFDAADYACRIAGEVRGFDCLDFLDRKEARKMDRFSHFALAAAGEALQDADLTIDASNEERIGVYIGSGIGGLPLLEQQHRTLLERGPRRMSPFFIPGMILNLASGNVSIKYGAKGPNVAVATACATGTHAIGESFRMIREGYADGMIAGGTEAVVTPLAVGGFCAMKALSTNNANPTAASRPFDAKRDGFVMGEGAGILYVEEREAAIARGASIHAEIAGYGMTGDAYHISAPSVDGDGPIRAMKMALADAGMDPAAIDYINTHGTSTPAGDRSEVMAIRSVFGENADKLACSSTKSMTGHLLGAAGGLESAVSALSVARDQVPPTINLEYPDPECDLDFVPNEARAMPVRAALNNSFGFGGTNATLILKKHDG